TGGGTGATCTGGGCTTTCATGGCGCCGGCAGACGACGTGATCGTCATCTCGCCGCTGTCAGCCACCAGGCCGGATGCGCCTGCGAAGGAGGCACCCCCGCGCACCGCCATCACCTGCACCATGGAGGCGTGGGTGGTCACGCCCGCTTCCTGGACCTCGCCCCGCATATGCCAGCGGTAGCGGGTCCCGGGGGAGAACAGCTTGGCATTGAAGCACGCGCTCGCGGCGCCCGCGCCCGCACCGCTGCCGTCGCCAGGAGCGGGGTCCGGGGCAGGGTCGCCCGCGGGCGCGCACTGCACTCGCACGTCCCGCACGTCGCCCTGCACCACGCCGTTGCCGGACGTGACCGCGCAGCTCTGGCCTGCTGGCTGGCTCGCTACGGTCACCGCGTAGGGCTGGCCGGCCTCGAGCAGCGTGGGGAAGGAAAAGTCGGTGCTCCCGGCTGCGATGCGCAGGGCGTCGCCACCGTTGTTGTGCAGCACCAGCGTGCCCTGCTGCAGCCCGGCGACCTGGCCGCCGACGAGGTAGCGCGGCGTGGCGTCGCTGTCCGAGCCGCCGCCGCAGGCAGCCAGCAGCAGCGGCGCCAGGCCGAGGGCCGCGGCGCGCAGGGGCGAAAGGGTGAACGGATGCGATCGGGGAAGTGTCATGGCGAGGCCCTCGTTGGAAGTCGGTGAAGGAAAAGGAAAGTGCCGGCGCACAGGCCCGGCGCGGCGGCAAGCGCCTGCGCGGGTGCCGCTCACGCAGGCGGGCGCGCCAGCGCGGTGGTCTGCTGAACAACCGGCTGCAGCGCCTGTTTGAGCTCGTCGATGGGCAGGCTGCCGCTGGCTTCCAGCACCACGCGGGTGGGCAGCAGGATCGACAGCTCGGAGCGGCTGCCGTCCTTGCGGTACTTCTCGCGAAAGGCCACGCCGGCCTTTTTGTAGCTGCGCTCGATCTCGCGCTCGTCCTCGCTCTCGGAGGTGCTGCTGGCCCAGGAGGCCATGCCCATCGCCAGCGCCGGCGCGGCGCCCAGGTCCTTCAGGCGCAGCTGCACCTGCTGGCGCTGCTGGCTGTAGCGGGCATCGACCTGGGTGAAGGCCATGCCCATCACGTTGTTGGTCTCGGCCTTGATGGCGGTGCGCGGCAGGCCGGCGAACTGCTCGGGCGTCACTGCCCGCAACTGCTGCGCGCTCAACGGCGGCAGGCCCTTGCCGCCGAGCGCCGCGCTGACCATGCTGCCGGCCGCCTCGGCGGCGGCTTCGCTGTCGCCGCGCGCACGCGCCTGCTCCAGCTGGCGGCTGGCCTGGTCCATCTGGCCCGTGTCGATCCTGGCGCCCAGCATGGCGCCGATGGCGTCGGTCGCCGCGCGCGTGGCGGCGCCGCCGTCGCCCTCGCGCTGCGCTTCCTGCAGCCGGCGCGAGGCCTGGCCGACGCTGTGGGCGTCGATGCGGATGTCGGTGCCGGGCAGGCGCAGCGTGGCCGCGCCGCGCTGGCCCAGACCCGCGCCCGGCGTGGCCAGGGCAGTGAGCCAGCCCACCAGCATCCCGGCCACCGCCCCGCACAGCAGCAGCACGGCGGTGTAGGCCACCGCACGTTCGCGCGGCACTTTCATCAGCACCGGCGCGCCCAGGTAGATCAGGTAGATGCTGTAGAGCCCGCCCACGGCGGCCAGCATGCCCAGCGCCGGCACGATGCCCAGCGCGCCCGCCAGCAGGCCCGCAGTGGCGCCGTAGGCGACCAGCTTGAGCGCGCTGGGCATGTCCCGGCGGCCCTGGAAGCGGGGGGCAAGCGCGTTGGCGATCAGCGCCATCACGTACACCATCACCAGCGTCAGCACGTAGCCGACGAGCAGGTTCACCAGCCCCGCGGCGATCGGCACGCGCAGGCGCATGCCGAAGGCGCCCACACCCACCAGGCTCATGCCGATGAAGGAAGCCAGCGCCGGGATGGCAGCCAGATAGATGAGGTAGTTCTTGTACAGCTGCGCGGCGCTGGTGCCCTCGGCATCGATGCGCAGCCAGGTCGGCGCCGGGCGCAGCAGGATGTCCGAGATGCGTTGCAGCAGGGCCCGGCGGCTTTGTGCGTCCAGTGGCACGGCGGTGTTCATGACGGCGGTACTCCTTCAGAGGGGGCGGTGGGGCAGGTGCCGTGCCGGCGTGGCAGCTCAGCGGCGCGGCTGCGTGCTGCGCATGAAGTGCACCCCTGCGGGGGACTGCACGCGCCGGTGCCACGTCTGGCGGGCGGCGTCGTCATTGAGCAGGCTCTGGTGCAGCACCGCGTCGGAGCCTTCTTCCTGCGCCAGATTGCGGTCGAGGGTGACGAACAGGTAGGGCTGGCTGCCGCGTGCGGCGGCCGGGCGCTCGGGCTCGTGCGCCTGCAGCTGCGGCCTGCGCCCCTGCAGGTCGGTCTCGACGCCGGCTAGCCCGGCGGCGGCCAGCAACTCGGCCGCGGCGCGTGCCGGGCTCGCCACGCCGCCAGCGCCCTGCGCATTGAAGGGCGACTGGAAGCTGGGCGGCGCCGACGCCTTGCGCCACGGGCGCAGCGCGTCCATGGGCTGGTCGAGCGACAGGCAGGGCCGCCCATCGCAGTCGGTGCGTGCGGCCTCGGCCGGGGTGATCTCGCGCCGTGCCAGCTCCAGCAGGCCGGCGCGCGTGCCCATCACGGGCCGGCTGACGAAGCGCCAGGCAACGTGCGGGCCGGTGCCAAATTCGCGAGCAGGCGCGACGTGGGCGGCGCCATGCTCCTGCACGAGCTGGTGGCGCAGCGCCGGCCCCAGGTTGTAGCGCTCGACGGTGACAAAGGCGTAGGGCGTGAAGCGGTCGGCCTGCGGGTCCTCGTGCACCAGGCCGTAGCGCACGACGGTGCGCGTGCGCGGCAGGGCAGGCTCCATCAGCTCCAGCAGCAGCAGGGCCTTTTCCACCGGCGTCACCTCGGCGCCTGGCGAGGCGGCGCCGCGCTGGTGCGCGGCGAAGTGCTGGCCCAGGCGGGCTTCGGCGGCCTCCAGGTCTTGCGGCGCATAGCCGCGCGCCTGCATGAACCGGCCGGTCTCGGCCTCGGCCGTCGTGGCCGAGGCGGCAGGTGCCGCCAGCGCCAGACAGGTGGCCAGGATCAGGAAAAGCGGTGGCTGGGGCATGGCGGCGGTCCCGTCAAAGGGGTGGCAGAACTGGAGGTGGGGCGCAGCGCCCGCAAGCTCGGGGCGCGTGTCGCGCAAAGGGCGTGGCCGGCGCCGCACGGGGCGCGCCACCGGCGGCAGGGGCCGCTTCGGCTGCGCCATCGGTGCCCTGGACTGTGCCCGCGCGCCCCCGGCACGGCCATGGGCCGTTCGGCCCATGCCGGGCGCCCAAGGCACTGGGCTATGCTGGCCCGCGCAGGTGCGCCAGGCGCGCTGCAAGAAAAGACAAAGGAGGACGCGGTTGAACGAGGTGGAGGTGCTGGAGGGTTTCGGCGTGCTGCTGGTCGACGACCATCCCCTGTTCCGCGACGGCCTGGCGGCGGCGCTGCAGCACCGGGTGCCGGCACTGCGCGTATGCACCGTGGGCACACTGGACGAGGCGCTGCGCGAGCTGTCGGCCAGCGAAGACGGCTTCGACCTGGTGCTGCTGGACTATCACCTGCCGGGCACCGACGGCCTGCGCTGCGCGGCGCACCTGCGCCAGCTGCACCCGCAGGTGGGCATCGGCCTGATCACCGGGCTGGACGACCCGGCGCTGCCGCGGCGCGCGCGCGACGCCGGCCTGCTGGCCTGCCTGGCCAAGACGCTGGAAGCGCCGGCGCTGCTAGCCTGCCTGCGCCGGCTGGCGGCCGGCGAGACGGTGTTCGACGCGCACCTGCCCGGTCCGCGGCAGGCGGGCGAAGACGCCGCGTTCGCGTCCTTCGGCCTGACGGACCGCCAGCTGCAGGTACTGCGCGAACTGGCCACGGGCGCGAGCAACAAGGAGATCGCGCGGGCGCTGGCGATCTCGCCGGCCACGGTCAAGAACCACCTGGAGGCGATCTTCGCGCGCATGGACGTGGCCGGCCGGGTGCAGGCAGTGCTGGCGGCGCGGGCCGCCCTGCATGGCGCGCGCTGAGGCCGCGCCCGCGCCGTCCAGCCGCGCCGCCGCCGTGCGCCAGCGGCTGATGCTCACCGCCGAGGACACGTTCGCGCAGGTGCACGACGCGGCGCAGCGCCTGCGTCTGGAGCGGCGCATGCTCGACTTGCTGCAGGGCGGCATGCGCGAGGTGCTGGTGACCTCCGCCCTGGTCGGGCCGGCGCTGGTGCTGTGGCTGACGCTGCCGCACATCGGCGTGGCGCGCGCGCTCGGCCCGGCGCTGGCGCTGGTGCTCATCAGCCTCGAGCGAGTGCGGTTCCTGCGCCGCATGGCGCGCGAGCGCGCACGCCGCGACGATGCACCGCGCCGCTGGGCGCGCGGCCTGGCGTGGCGCGTCTGGCTGTCGGGCGGGGTGATCGCGTTGTGGTGCCACTTCGTCATCGCCATCGGCACGCAGGAGCTGGTGTCGTACCTGCTGGCGTTGGTGACCATCCTCGCGGCCGGGGCCACCGCGCAGTTCTGCAGCTGGCCTCCGGTGATGTGGGCCACCATCAGCCCGCTGCTGCTCGGCATGGCCGTGCAGCTGGCCCTCTCCGGCGCGGCCGACCACCGGGTGGGCGCCGTCTTTGCGCTGTTTTTGTGGCTGGTACTGGGACTGGCGGGCCTGCGCTTTGCGCAGACGCTGCACAACGACATGCGCACCCGGCTGCGCAACGAGGACCTGCTGCGCGAGCTCGACCGCCGCCGCGCCCAGGCGGAGGCCGCGCACATGGCCAAGACACGCTTTTTCGCCGCCGCCAGCCACGACCTGCGCCAGCCGCTGCAGGCGCTGGGCCTGTACCTGAGCGTGCTCGAGGGGCGCTGCGACGACGTGGACACGCTGGCGCGCATGGACCAGTGCATGGGCGCGCTCGACCGGCTGCTGGCCGAGCTGCTGGAGCTGTCGCAGCTGGACGCGGGCCAGCTGGAGTGCGCGCCCCGGCCGATCGCGCTGCAGCCGCTGCTGGACCGCCTGGCCAGCATGTACCAGGCGGCCGCCCGGCTCAAGGGCTTGCAGCTGCGCGTACATCCCACCGCTGCCTGGGCGCTGAGCGACCCCGCGCTGCTCGAACGGGCGCTGGCCAACTTGCTGGCCAATGCCATCCGCTACACCAGCGCGGGCGGCGTCCTGCTGGGCGTGCGGGCCGCCGGCGGCGCGGACTGGCGCGTGTGCGTGTTCGACACCGGCATCGGCATCGCACAGGCCGAGCGCGAGGCGGTGTTCGAGGAGTTCGTGCAGCTGGACAACCCCGAGCGCGACCCCGAGCAGGGCAGCGGCCTGGGGCTGGCCACCGTGCAGCGCGTGGCGGCGCTGCTCGGGCACCGCACCACGCTGCACTCGCACGTCGGGCGGGGTTCGTGCTTCGCCCTGCAGCTGCCGCGCGCCCAGCCCCTGGCGGACAGCCAGGCCGGCGCCCCGGCGCGCGCGGCGATCACCGCGCCGCTGCACGGCCGTGTGCTGGTGGTGGAGGACAACGCGGCGGCGCGCGATGCGCTGGCCCTGCTGCTGCGCGGCTGGGGGCTGGACGTGGTGACGGCACGCGACGCCGCGCAGGCCGAAGAGGCGCTGGCCGGCCCCGCGCCGGATGCGGTGCTGTGCGACTGGCGCCTGCCGGGCCCGCGCGATGGCTTGGCCGTGCTGCGCGAGGCGCTGCGGCGCCACCCGGCGCTGAAGCTGGGCGCGCTGGTCACCGGGGAGAACATCGAGACGCTGCGCGCGCAGGACGCCGCCTTCGTGCTGCTGCGCAAGCCCGTGCGGCCGCTACGCCTGCGCGCGCTGCTGGCCAGCCGGCTGGGCCACGCAGCTGTCGGCACACCCTGACGGCCGGCGCCGAGCCGGGCAGGCGCGCGGCCGCCGCCACGGTGCAGCTGTGCAGATTTACATGAAAAGTGCCTCTAGCGCTTGTGGAGCAAGCGCAAGAAGCTATGTTTTTAATAGCTGCAGCGGCGGCGCGCCGCCGTGGGGCTCAGGCCGCTGCCGGCTGGAACAATTTGCGCGTGCCCACCGGCGCCACGGCCCGGGCAATGGCGCCGATGTGGTCCGGCGTGGTGCCGCAGCAGCCGCCCAGGATGTTGACCAGCCCCTCGGCGGCGAACTCGTGCACCAGGCGGCTGGTGACCTCGGGCGTCTCGTCAAAACCCGTGTCGCTCATCGGGTTGGGCAGGCCGGCGTTGGGGTAGCAGCTGATGAAGGTGTCCGGCGCCACGCGGTTCAGTTCCTGAATGTAGGGGCGCATCAGCGCCGCGCCCAGGGCGCAGTTCAGGCCGATGGACAGGGGGTTGGCGTGGCGCACGCTGTGCCAGAAGGCCGTCACCGTCTGGCCGGAGAGGATGCGCCCGGACGCGTCCGTCACCGTGCCGCTGATCATGATGGGCAGGCACTCGCCGGTGGCCTCGAAGACCTCGTCCACGGCAAACAGCGCCGCCTTGGCGTTGAGCGTGTCGAAGATGGTCTCCACCAGGATGACGTCGGCGCCGCCCTCGATCAGGCCGCGCGTCTGCTCGTGGTAGGCGGCGCGCAGCTGCTCGAAGCTCACGTTGCGCGCGCCAGGGTCGTTCACGTCCGGGCTGATGCTGGCGGTCTTGGGCGTCGGGCCCAGGGCGCCGGCGACGAAGCGCGGCTTGTCCGGCGTGCTGAATTTGTCGCACGCGGCGCGGGCCAGCTTGGCGCTCTCCAGGTTCATCTCGTAGGCGAGCTCGCCCATGCCGTAGTCGTCCTGGGCGATGGAGGTGGCGCCGAAGGTGTTGGTCTCGACCAGGTCGGCGCCGGCGGCGAGATAGCCCTCATGGATGTCGCGGATCACGTCCGGCCGGGTGAGCGAGAGCAGCTCGTTGTTGCCCTTCACGTCGCGCGGGAAGTCCTTGAAGCGCTCGCCGCGGTACTGGGCCTCGCTGAGCTTGAAGCGCTGGATCATGGTGCCCATGGCACCGTCGAGGATGGCGATGCGCTGGCGCAGGATGGCAGGCAGTTGCCGGGCGCGGGTGTAGGGGGGTAGCTGGCTCATGGGGCCAGCATTTTAGGAAGGCCGGGCGCCCAGCGCTTTTTGCAGGGGTAAAGGCCGCCACGGCGGCGGCGGTTACGTCTGGGAACGGCGGCGCAGCGGGGTGCGCCGATAGAGTGGGCGCGCCGGCCGCTGCGGCTGCGCGCATCGCTCGCTTCTTCCATCTGCAACACGAGGAGACACCATGGCCCGACATTTCCCCTGGCCAGCGACGTCGCTGGCCGCGCTGCTGGCGCTGGCCGGCTGCGGCGGCTCCAGCGGCTCACTGGAGCCCGGCAGCCCCCTGGCCGTCGATACCAACCCTGACAGCTGCTCGGTCGTCTCCAGCAGCGGCCAGCCCGTCATCGTGGGCTCGGGCGTGGCGGGCGATCCGGCTGCGCCGGAGGCCGCCTCGGGCTACCGCCTGGGCTACAAGGCCAAGCATTCCAGCAAGTACATGGTGGTGGCCAACACGCCGCTGGCCACCAAGGCCGGCTGCGACGTGCTGCGCGCCGGGGGCTCGGCGGTGGACGCCGCCGTGGCCGTGCAGGCCGTGCTGGGCCTGGTGGAGCCGCAGTCCAGCACCATCGCCGGCAGCGCCTTCATGCTGCACTACGACGCGGCCAGCAAGAAGGTCACCGCCTACGACGGCCGCGAGACGGCGCCCGCCGCCGCCACGGGCTACTACCTGACGCGCCAGGACCAGGCCGACGCGGGCTCTCCCGCGCCCGTGCCCAGCGCGCGGCGCAGCGGCCGCTCCATCGGCGTGCCCGGCGTGATGCGCATGCTGGAGCTGGCCCACGGCGAGCACGGCAAGCTGCGCTGGAGCCAGCTGTTTGACGAGGGCATCCAGCTGTCCACCAAGGGCTTCAGGGTGCCGCAGCGGCTGGCCAGCGCCATCGCCGGCAACGCCTCCAGCCTGGCGCTGGACGCCAATGCCATGCAGATCTACTTTCTGCCCGACGGCACGCCGCGCCCGGCGCTGTCCACCATGACCAATGCGCCCTACGCCGCGACGCTCAAGGCCCTGGCCGACCAGGGCGCGGACGCGCTGCACCGTGGCCCCATCGCCCAGGCCATCGTCGCCAAGGCCGGCCAGTCGGTGGGCGACGACGCCGCGCGCACGCCCATCACCCCCAGCCTCATGACGCTGCAGGACCTGGCCAGCTACCAGGCCAAGAAGCGCGAGCCGGTGTGCAGCAGCTACCGCAGCAGCTACTACGTGTGCTCCATGTCGCCGCCGTCGTCCGGCGGCATCGCCATCGTGCAGGCGCTGGGCATCCTGGAGAACTTCGATTTGGCGGCGCACAAGCCGGCCAACCCGGACAACGAGGGCGGCATCCCCAGCGTCATGGGCGTGCACCTGGTCACCGAGGCCGAGCGCCTGGCCTATGCCGACCGCGACAAGTACGTGGCCGACACCGACTTCGTCGCCCTGCCCGGGCGCGGCGTCGCGAGCCTGCTGGACAGGAACTACCTGAAGGCGCGCGCCGCGCTCATCGACCCCGACCGCAGCATGGGCGTGGCCGAGGCCGGCGTGTTCGACACGGCCACCGCCCGCCAGGCCGTGGACCGCACGCCCGAGTACGGCACCACGCACTACTCCATCGTGGACGCCTACGGCAACGTCGTGTCCATGACCACCACGGTGGAGTCCAGCATGGGCTCGTTCCACATGGTCGGCGGCTTCTTGCTGACCAACCAGCTGACCGACTTCTCCGCCCAGCCGCAGGACAGCGCCGGCAACCCGGTGGCCAACCGCGTGGAGCCGGGCAAGCGCCCGCGCAGCACCATGGCGCCCACGCTGGTCTTCAAGGGCGCCAGCGGGCCCGATGAGTTCCTGATGGCCACCGGCTCGCCCGGCGGCGGCGCCATCATCCAGTACGTGCTCAAGACCGTGGTCGGCGCGCTGGACTGGGGGCTGGATGCGCAGCAGGCCACCTCGCTCAACGACTTCGGCGCGAGCAACAGCCGCACCACCAACGTGGACGGCTCCAACACCACCATGGACCTGAGCGGCCTGATCGCCGGCCTGCAGGCCAAGGGGCACACGGTGTCCACCGCCGCGCAGTCCAGCGGCATCTCCACCATCATGCGCGTGCAGCGCGGCGGGGCGGTGCAGTGGCAGGGCGGGGTGGACCCGCGCCGCGAAGGCCTGGTGCTGGGCGACGGGGCGCTGTAGGGGCCAGCGCACACGGCGCTTGGAAGGGGCGCGGGGCGCGGCCGGCGACAATCGGCCCGCCCAGCGCCCCTTTGCGTTGAGGGCCCAAGGCCCGCGGCGCAAAATACGCACCTGCCTGCGCCGCCTGGTTGCATGTCAAAACGGCCTCCAGCCCTTGCCACCCAAGCGCTGGCAGCTATCAAAAAGAGAGTTTTCCGCCTTGTCCCCCGCGCTTTCCGTCCTGCACGACGTCTTCGGCTACGAGCATTTCCGCGGCCCGCAGGAGGGCATCATCGACCACGTGGTCGCCGGCGGCGACGCGCTGGTGCTCATGCCCACGGGCGGCGGCAAGTCGCTGTGCTACCAGGTGCCGGCCATCGTGCGCCGCGATGCCGGGCGGGGCGTGACCATCGTCGTCTCGCCGCTCATCGCCCTCATGCACGACCAGGTGGGCGCGCTGCTGGAGGCGGGAGTGGAGGCGGCCTTCCTCAACTCCACGCTGGACTGGCCGCAGACGCTGGACGTAGAGCAGCGCCTGTCGCGCGGCGAGCTGACCACCCTGTACGCCGCGCCCGAGCGCGTGACCACCGACCGCTTCATCGCGCTGCTGGACGGCCTGCACGCGCGCGGGCAGCTGTCGCTCATCGCCATCGACGAGGCGCACTGCGTGAGCCAGTGGGGGCACGACTTCCGCCCCGAATACCGCCAGCTGTCGCTGCTGCACCAGCGCTACCCCGACGTGCCGCGCATCGCCCTCACGGCCACGGCCGACGAGCTGACGCGCGCCGACATCGTCGCCGGCCTGCAGCTGCAGGACGCGCGCCTTTTCATCAGCAGCTTCGACCGGCCCAACATCCGCTACCGCATCGAGGAGAAAAAGGAGCCGCTGGCGCAGCTGATCCGCTTCATCGAGCGCGAGCACCTGGGCGAGGCGGGCGTGGTGTATTGCCAGTCCAGGAAGCGCGTGGAGGAGATGGCCAAGGCCTTGCAGGACGCGGGCATCAGCGCGCTGCCCTACCACGCCGGGCTGCCGGCCGAGCTGCGCCAGCAGCACCAGGACCGCTTTTTGCGCGAGGACGGCATCGTCATGGTCGCCACGATCGCCTTCGGCATGGGCATCGACAAACCGGACGTGCGCTTCGTCGCCCACGTGGACATGCCCAAGAACATCGAGGGCTACTACCAGGAGACGGGCCGCGCCGGCCGCGACGGCCTGGCCGCCGACGCCTGGATGGTCTATGGCCTGCAGGACGTGGTGAACCAGCGCCGCATGATCGACGACGGCGACGCGGCCGAGGAATTCAAGGCTGTGCTGCGCGGCAAGCTCGATGCCCTGCTGGCCCTGGCCGAGGCCACCGACTGCCGCCGCGTGCGGCT
The DNA window shown above is from Pulveribacter suum and carries:
- a CDS encoding Yip1 family protein, giving the protein MNTAVPLDAQSRRALLQRISDILLRPAPTWLRIDAEGTSAAQLYKNYLIYLAAIPALASFIGMSLVGVGAFGMRLRVPIAAGLVNLLVGYVLTLVMVYVMALIANALAPRFQGRRDMPSALKLVAYGATAGLLAGALGIVPALGMLAAVGGLYSIYLIYLGAPVLMKVPRERAVAYTAVLLLCGAVAGMLVGWLTALATPGAGLGQRGAATLRLPGTDIRIDAHSVGQASRRLQEAQREGDGGAATRAATDAIGAMLGARIDTGQMDQASRQLEQARARGDSEAAAEAAGSMVSAALGGKGLPPLSAQQLRAVTPEQFAGLPRTAIKAETNNVMGMAFTQVDARYSQQRQQVQLRLKDLGAAPALAMGMASWASSTSESEDEREIERSYKKAGVAFREKYRKDGSRSELSILLPTRVVLEASGSLPIDELKQALQPVVQQTTALARPPA
- a CDS encoding gamma-glutamyltransferase family protein, producing MARHFPWPATSLAALLALAGCGGSSGSLEPGSPLAVDTNPDSCSVVSSSGQPVIVGSGVAGDPAAPEAASGYRLGYKAKHSSKYMVVANTPLATKAGCDVLRAGGSAVDAAVAVQAVLGLVEPQSSTIAGSAFMLHYDAASKKVTAYDGRETAPAAATGYYLTRQDQADAGSPAPVPSARRSGRSIGVPGVMRMLELAHGEHGKLRWSQLFDEGIQLSTKGFRVPQRLASAIAGNASSLALDANAMQIYFLPDGTPRPALSTMTNAPYAATLKALADQGADALHRGPIAQAIVAKAGQSVGDDAARTPITPSLMTLQDLASYQAKKREPVCSSYRSSYYVCSMSPPSSGGIAIVQALGILENFDLAAHKPANPDNEGGIPSVMGVHLVTEAERLAYADRDKYVADTDFVALPGRGVASLLDRNYLKARAALIDPDRSMGVAEAGVFDTATARQAVDRTPEYGTTHYSIVDAYGNVVSMTTTVESSMGSFHMVGGFLLTNQLTDFSAQPQDSAGNPVANRVEPGKRPRSTMAPTLVFKGASGPDEFLMATGSPGGGAIIQYVLKTVVGALDWGLDAQQATSLNDFGASNSRTTNVDGSNTTMDLSGLIAGLQAKGHTVSTAAQSSGISTIMRVQRGGAVQWQGGVDPRREGLVLGDGAL
- the recQ gene encoding DNA helicase RecQ; this translates as MSPALSVLHDVFGYEHFRGPQEGIIDHVVAGGDALVLMPTGGGKSLCYQVPAIVRRDAGRGVTIVVSPLIALMHDQVGALLEAGVEAAFLNSTLDWPQTLDVEQRLSRGELTTLYAAPERVTTDRFIALLDGLHARGQLSLIAIDEAHCVSQWGHDFRPEYRQLSLLHQRYPDVPRIALTATADELTRADIVAGLQLQDARLFISSFDRPNIRYRIEEKKEPLAQLIRFIEREHLGEAGVVYCQSRKRVEEMAKALQDAGISALPYHAGLPAELRQQHQDRFLREDGIVMVATIAFGMGIDKPDVRFVAHVDMPKNIEGYYQETGRAGRDGLAADAWMVYGLQDVVNQRRMIDDGDAAEEFKAVLRGKLDALLALAEATDCRRVRLLQYFGEESAPCGNCDNCLQPPAVWDGTDAARKLLSTIYRVHQASGISFGTGHIMDIVRGKDTEKVRQFSHQQLSTFGVGKDYSESQLRGVLRQLLALGAVGVQRVLLDSGHSFDTLTLTEGSRPVLRGEQGVQLREATAQAAPKRARRAAAPPAAAANLDQNGQVRFINLKAWRAEVAREHNLPAYVIFHDATLAAIAERNPASTQELQGISGMGAKKLEAYGAEVLRVIAGG
- a CDS encoding response regulator transcription factor, which produces MEVLEGFGVLLVDDHPLFRDGLAAALQHRVPALRVCTVGTLDEALRELSASEDGFDLVLLDYHLPGTDGLRCAAHLRQLHPQVGIGLITGLDDPALPRRARDAGLLACLAKTLEAPALLACLRRLAAGETVFDAHLPGPRQAGEDAAFASFGLTDRQLQVLRELATGASNKEIARALAISPATVKNHLEAIFARMDVAGRVQAVLAARAALHGAR
- a CDS encoding homocysteine S-methyltransferase family protein — its product is MSQLPPYTRARQLPAILRQRIAILDGAMGTMIQRFKLSEAQYRGERFKDFPRDVKGNNELLSLTRPDVIRDIHEGYLAAGADLVETNTFGATSIAQDDYGMGELAYEMNLESAKLARAACDKFSTPDKPRFVAGALGPTPKTASISPDVNDPGARNVSFEQLRAAYHEQTRGLIEGGADVILVETIFDTLNAKAALFAVDEVFEATGECLPIMISGTVTDASGRILSGQTVTAFWHSVRHANPLSIGLNCALGAALMRPYIQELNRVAPDTFISCYPNAGLPNPMSDTGFDETPEVTSRLVHEFAAEGLVNILGGCCGTTPDHIGAIARAVAPVGTRKLFQPAAA
- a CDS encoding ATP-binding response regulator produces the protein MARAEAAPAPSSRAAAVRQRLMLTAEDTFAQVHDAAQRLRLERRMLDLLQGGMREVLVTSALVGPALVLWLTLPHIGVARALGPALALVLISLERVRFLRRMARERARRDDAPRRWARGLAWRVWLSGGVIALWCHFVIAIGTQELVSYLLALVTILAAGATAQFCSWPPVMWATISPLLLGMAVQLALSGAADHRVGAVFALFLWLVLGLAGLRFAQTLHNDMRTRLRNEDLLRELDRRRAQAEAAHMAKTRFFAAASHDLRQPLQALGLYLSVLEGRCDDVDTLARMDQCMGALDRLLAELLELSQLDAGQLECAPRPIALQPLLDRLASMYQAAARLKGLQLRVHPTAAWALSDPALLERALANLLANAIRYTSAGGVLLGVRAAGGADWRVCVFDTGIGIAQAEREAVFEEFVQLDNPERDPEQGSGLGLATVQRVAALLGHRTTLHSHVGRGSCFALQLPRAQPLADSQAGAPARAAITAPLHGRVLVVEDNAAARDALALLLRGWGLDVVTARDAAQAEEALAGPAPDAVLCDWRLPGPRDGLAVLREALRRHPALKLGALVTGENIETLRAQDAAFVLLRKPVRPLRLRALLASRLGHAAVGTP